The proteins below come from a single Streptomyces tubercidicus genomic window:
- a CDS encoding CapA family protein translates to MGGDLLTLFLCGDVMLGRGVDQILPHPGEPALREGYLRDARAYVELAAARNGPIPYPAGFSWPWGDALEVLDEAAPAARVLNLETSITQYAGFAPEKEIHYRMNPANLPCLAAARPDVCVLANNHVLDFGRPGLADTLGTLADAGLRTAGAGADTGAACRPAVVPVADGRRILVFSFGMPSSGIPRAWAAAGDRSGVDFVAGPAPAAAGEINGRVRQWKRPGDLAVASVHWGPNWGYHVLRSEAAFAHALLEGGVDIVHGHSSHHPRALEAYRGKLAIYGCGDFIDDYEGITGYEEYRDDLRPLYLVTVDPDTGRLHEVRITALQARRMRLRYASRRDSRWLQGLFDRISTGFRPCVADAPEGTLTLRPS, encoded by the coding sequence ATGGGCGGTGACTTGCTCACACTGTTCCTCTGCGGCGATGTCATGCTCGGCCGCGGTGTCGACCAGATCCTGCCGCACCCCGGAGAACCGGCGCTGCGGGAGGGATACCTCCGGGACGCCCGCGCCTATGTCGAGCTGGCGGCGGCGCGGAACGGACCCATTCCGTATCCGGCCGGCTTCTCCTGGCCCTGGGGGGACGCGCTGGAGGTGCTCGACGAGGCGGCGCCCGCCGCCCGGGTGCTGAATCTGGAGACCAGCATCACGCAGTACGCCGGATTTGCACCTGAGAAGGAAATCCACTACCGGATGAACCCGGCGAATCTGCCCTGCCTGGCCGCCGCCCGCCCCGACGTCTGCGTCCTGGCCAACAATCATGTCCTGGACTTCGGCCGCCCGGGGCTGGCGGACACCCTCGGCACGCTGGCGGACGCGGGGCTGCGGACGGCGGGGGCGGGAGCGGACACCGGCGCGGCGTGCCGCCCGGCGGTCGTCCCCGTCGCGGACGGCCGCCGGATCCTGGTGTTCTCCTTCGGGATGCCGTCCAGCGGTATCCCGCGGGCATGGGCGGCGGCCGGGGACCGCTCAGGGGTGGACTTCGTGGCCGGGCCCGCACCGGCCGCCGCGGGCGAGATCAACGGGCGGGTACGGCAGTGGAAGCGGCCGGGAGACCTCGCGGTCGCCTCCGTCCACTGGGGCCCCAACTGGGGCTACCACGTGTTGCGTAGTGAGGCCGCCTTCGCCCATGCCCTCCTGGAGGGCGGTGTGGATATCGTCCACGGCCACTCCTCGCACCACCCCCGTGCCCTGGAGGCGTACCGGGGGAAGCTCGCCATCTACGGATGCGGCGACTTCATCGATGACTACGAGGGCATCACCGGCTACGAGGAGTACCGGGACGACCTGCGGCCGCTCTACCTCGTCACGGTGGACCCCGACACCGGCCGGCTCCACGAGGTGCGGATCACCGCGCTGCAGGCCCGGCGCATGCGGCTGCGGTATGCCTCGCGCCGCGACTCCAGGTGGCTGCAAGGGCTCTTCGACCGAATCAGCACCGGCTTCCGTCCCTGTGTCGCCGACGCCCCAGAGGGCACCCTCACTCTCCGTCCCTCCTAA
- a CDS encoding SapB/AmfS family lanthipeptide, translating to MSLLDLQTMETPKAEATEELHTGSRASLLLCGDSSLSVTTCN from the coding sequence ATGTCCCTTCTTGACCTGCAGACGATGGAAACCCCCAAGGCCGAGGCCACGGAGGAGCTCCACACCGGCAGCCGCGCCAGCCTGCTGCTCTGCGGCGACAGCAGCCTGAGCGTCACCACCTGCAACTGA
- a CDS encoding gas vesicle protein has protein sequence MADPSAPSDPFPEESLAGRQIALIDLLDRLLNGGAVLTGDVVLSIADVDLVHINLRAVIRSITPDGPAPW, from the coding sequence ATGGCGGACCCCTCGGCCCCCTCGGACCCCTTTCCGGAAGAGTCTCTCGCTGGGCGGCAGATCGCGCTCATCGACCTCTTGGACCGTCTGCTGAACGGCGGGGCGGTGCTCACCGGCGATGTGGTGCTGTCGATCGCCGATGTGGACCTGGTGCACATCAATCTCCGGGCTGTCATTCGCTCGATCACACCGGACGGTCCGGCGCCGTGGTGA
- a CDS encoding cholesterol oxidase substrate-binding domain-containing protein, which produces MSDDSARRSSLTRRTLLTGAAAAGMAAAAGLQPAHRIPAGSAAATLTPPPDFPAGIPLAQQAFRNWSLEIVVEGVWTASARTPDDVVTLANWAHQHGYRLRARGKGHTWSPLVVPAGADTNRTVIVDTTSHLTAVSVQGGNPGSVTAQAGATLDRILARLEESGLGLATTTAPGDLTIGGVLAIGGHGTGVPTATENPPAGSGFGTLSSLVTSLTAVVWSATDGRYVLKTFTRSDSDIRAFLVHLGRAFVTEVTMTAAANTRLRCQNWYDVNVATVFGPPGTGGRTISSYLDRTGRIEAIWFPFTDVPWLKVWSVAPNKPLLARQIDTPYAYTFANRVTEEMSRLLGEIASGGGDKTPVFTKLAMSIVGSGLIVTGTWDVWGWSKNALLYVEPTTLRIVEAGWAVLTSRANVQRVVGDFYSRYQQVLTAHQARGSYPVNGPIELRITGTDPLDGPLLSPARARPDHPEWDTVVWLDFATYPGTPGAAPFFRELEQWIWQTYTGSYASVRPEWSKGWAYTDSGAWRDPATLGGSVPAAFDGWRTARDILNSYDPARVFSNSFLDALLP; this is translated from the coding sequence ATGTCCGACGACAGCGCTCGCAGATCCTCCCTCACCCGCCGTACGTTACTGACCGGAGCTGCCGCCGCGGGGATGGCGGCGGCAGCCGGGCTACAGCCCGCGCATCGCATCCCCGCGGGCAGCGCCGCGGCCACGCTCACCCCTCCCCCCGACTTCCCCGCGGGGATTCCGCTCGCCCAACAGGCGTTCAGGAATTGGTCGCTGGAGATCGTCGTCGAGGGCGTCTGGACGGCGTCCGCCCGTACGCCCGACGATGTGGTCACCCTCGCCAACTGGGCTCATCAGCACGGCTACCGGCTCCGGGCGCGGGGCAAGGGCCACACCTGGTCTCCGCTGGTGGTGCCCGCCGGTGCGGACACCAACCGTACGGTCATCGTCGACACCACCTCCCACCTCACCGCGGTCAGTGTGCAGGGCGGCAATCCGGGGAGCGTCACCGCACAGGCGGGGGCGACCCTCGACCGGATCCTGGCCCGCCTGGAGGAGTCGGGGCTCGGCCTCGCCACCACTACGGCGCCGGGTGACCTCACCATCGGTGGGGTGCTGGCCATCGGCGGCCATGGCACCGGGGTGCCCACCGCCACCGAAAACCCGCCCGCCGGCTCCGGTTTCGGCACCCTGAGCTCTCTGGTCACCTCACTCACCGCCGTGGTCTGGAGCGCGACGGACGGCCGCTATGTGCTGAAGACGTTCACCCGCTCCGACTCGGACATCCGGGCCTTCCTCGTCCATCTGGGCCGCGCGTTCGTCACCGAGGTGACGATGACCGCCGCGGCCAACACCCGGCTGCGCTGCCAGAATTGGTACGACGTGAACGTGGCCACCGTCTTCGGTCCCCCCGGTACGGGCGGACGCACGATCAGCTCCTACCTGGACCGCACCGGACGCATCGAGGCGATCTGGTTCCCGTTCACCGATGTGCCCTGGCTGAAGGTGTGGAGCGTGGCGCCCAATAAGCCGCTGCTCGCCCGGCAGATCGACACCCCGTACGCCTATACCTTCGCCAACCGGGTCACCGAGGAGATGTCGCGGCTGCTCGGGGAGATCGCCTCGGGCGGGGGCGACAAGACGCCTGTCTTCACCAAGCTGGCGATGTCCATCGTCGGCTCGGGGCTGATCGTCACCGGCACCTGGGATGTCTGGGGCTGGTCGAAGAACGCCCTGCTGTATGTCGAACCCACGACCCTGCGGATCGTCGAAGCGGGGTGGGCGGTGCTGACGTCCCGGGCGAATGTGCAGCGGGTGGTGGGTGACTTCTACTCCCGCTATCAGCAGGTGCTCACGGCTCACCAGGCTCGCGGCTCCTATCCGGTCAACGGCCCGATCGAACTGCGGATCACCGGTACGGATCCGCTCGACGGTCCCCTGCTGTCGCCGGCCCGTGCCCGTCCGGACCATCCCGAGTGGGACACGGTGGTGTGGCTCGACTTCGCGACCTATCCGGGTACGCCGGGTGCGGCCCCGTTCTTCCGTGAGCTGGAGCAGTGGATCTGGCAGACCTACACCGGGTCGTATGCGTCCGTACGGCCCGAGTGGTCCAAAGGCTGGGCCTATACGGACAGCGGCGCGTGGCGGGACCCGGCGACCCTGGGCGGCAGCGTGCCGGCCGCGTTCGACGGGTGGCGCACCGCCCGGGACATCCTCAACTCCTATGACCCGGCGAGGGTGTTCTCCAATTCCTTCCTGGACGCTCTGCTGCCCTGA
- a CDS encoding ABC transporter ATP-binding protein, whose protein sequence is MTTATTATTATTATKATTPTARLLPKARRFLRRRIRVLLLLAGWSLLESAHTFLGGYGLAKALDQGFLAGHTGVGLAWLGVTALAVVVGGLAGRGVFRGLAGLVEPLRDGLVRQVVSRSLTQAVSHPARAADSAVVSRLTNQTEIARDSFAGLVLVARSFVFTAAGAVLGLLSLAPELLLIVVPPLAAGLLLFLATLRPMAARQRAFLQADEDLSTQFGAVAEGLRDVVACGAQQRTAQRAYGVIEDEARAARQLAGWAAVRCLALGLAGQLPILLLLVTAPWLLRQGLTPGAVLGALAYLTQSLLPALHTLMNALGSAGTRLLVVLDRLTTGPGPAPEPDTAPPPLTAQEPAPRIPAPPGGPRVELREVTFAYGPAAQPVLHDLDLSVEPGEHLVVVGPSGIGKSTLTALIAGMLAPGRGEISVSGRPVHTRSGTDPSQLRVLIPQQAYVFSGTLRENLLYLCPDGAPTPALEAASDAVGLDPLVSRLGGFDAPLDPGALSQGERQLIALGRAYLSPAPLVLLDEATCHLDPAAEMRAERAFAERPGTLIVVAHRITSARRADRILVLDGTRATCGTHEELLERSPLYRDLAGSWQPDAPEHGEHLSVKSRSLS, encoded by the coding sequence ATGACGACAGCAACGACAGCAACGACAGCAACGACAGCGACCAAAGCGACGACACCGACCGCACGACTGCTGCCCAAGGCGCGGCGCTTCCTCCGCCGCCGGATCCGCGTACTGCTGCTGCTGGCCGGCTGGTCACTGCTGGAATCCGCCCACACCTTCCTCGGCGGCTACGGCCTGGCAAAGGCCCTGGACCAGGGCTTTCTGGCCGGCCACACCGGTGTCGGGCTGGCCTGGCTGGGCGTCACCGCACTGGCCGTCGTCGTCGGCGGGCTGGCCGGCCGAGGGGTCTTCCGAGGGCTCGCCGGCCTCGTCGAACCGCTGCGCGACGGCCTGGTACGCCAGGTGGTGTCACGGTCGCTGACGCAAGCGGTGTCCCACCCGGCCCGTGCGGCGGACAGCGCCGTGGTCTCCCGGCTGACCAACCAGACCGAGATCGCCCGGGACAGCTTCGCCGGACTGGTCCTGGTCGCCCGCTCCTTCGTGTTCACCGCGGCCGGAGCGGTGCTCGGACTACTGTCCCTGGCACCCGAGTTGCTGCTGATCGTGGTGCCTCCGCTCGCGGCCGGACTGCTGCTCTTCCTGGCCACCCTGCGGCCGATGGCGGCCCGCCAGCGCGCCTTTCTGCAGGCCGACGAGGATCTGTCCACCCAGTTCGGTGCCGTCGCCGAGGGGCTGCGCGATGTGGTGGCCTGCGGTGCGCAGCAGCGGACCGCGCAGCGGGCGTACGGCGTGATCGAGGACGAGGCCCGTGCGGCACGGCAGTTGGCGGGCTGGGCCGCCGTTCGCTGTCTCGCGCTCGGCCTGGCCGGCCAGCTGCCGATCCTGCTGCTGCTGGTCACCGCGCCCTGGCTGCTGCGGCAAGGGCTCACCCCCGGCGCCGTGCTGGGCGCGCTGGCCTATCTGACCCAGTCCCTGCTGCCCGCACTGCACACCCTGATGAACGCGCTGGGCTCGGCCGGCACCAGGCTGCTCGTGGTCCTGGACCGGCTCACCACCGGCCCGGGACCCGCTCCGGAACCCGACACCGCGCCCCCGCCGCTCACCGCGCAGGAGCCCGCGCCCCGGATCCCCGCCCCGCCCGGCGGCCCCCGCGTCGAACTGCGCGAGGTGACCTTCGCCTACGGGCCCGCCGCCCAGCCCGTCCTGCACGACCTCGATCTGTCCGTCGAACCGGGCGAACACCTCGTCGTGGTGGGGCCGAGCGGCATCGGAAAGTCGACCCTGACGGCTCTCATCGCCGGGATGCTCGCACCCGGCCGGGGCGAGATAAGCGTGTCCGGCCGACCGGTCCATACCCGCTCCGGAACCGACCCGTCCCAGCTGCGGGTGCTGATCCCGCAACAGGCATACGTCTTCTCCGGAACCCTGCGCGAGAACCTGCTGTATCTGTGCCCGGACGGCGCCCCCACGCCCGCACTGGAGGCGGCGTCGGACGCCGTCGGCCTGGACCCGCTGGTGTCCCGGCTGGGCGGCTTCGACGCACCGCTCGACCCCGGCGCCCTGTCCCAGGGCGAGCGCCAGCTGATCGCACTGGGGCGGGCCTATCTGTCACCCGCGCCCCTCGTCCTGCTCGACGAGGCGACCTGCCACCTCGATCCGGCGGCGGAAATGCGGGCCGAGCGCGCCTTCGCGGAGCGCCCCGGCACGCTGATCGTCGTGGCCCACCGGATCACCTCGGCCCGCCGGGCCGACCGCATTCTGGTGCTCGACGGCACCCGCGCCACCTGCGGCACCCATGAAGAGCTGCTCGAACGCTCGCCCCTCTACCGGGACTTGGCGGGCAGCTGGCAGCCGGACGCCCCCGAGCACGGCGAACACCTCTCCGTGAAGTCCCGCTCTCTGAGCTGA
- a CDS encoding gas vesicle protein K, which translates to MTEEPSAPFAEVAQAAARAFDLAPAPSDEPPQGQGSALAQRLRTDPETVERDLIKLVLTIVELLRQLMERTAVHRVDQGDLSEEQEERVGLTLMILQDRMAELCERYGLTMQDLNLDLGPLGSLLPRDDAA; encoded by the coding sequence ATGACCGAGGAACCGTCTGCCCCCTTCGCGGAGGTCGCGCAGGCCGCGGCTCGGGCCTTTGACCTGGCGCCGGCCCCGTCCGACGAGCCGCCACAGGGGCAGGGCAGCGCGCTCGCCCAGCGGCTGCGGACCGATCCGGAGACGGTGGAGCGCGATCTCATCAAGCTGGTGCTGACGATCGTGGAGCTCTTGCGGCAGCTCATGGAGCGGACCGCTGTGCACCGCGTCGATCAGGGCGATCTGAGCGAGGAGCAGGAAGAGCGGGTCGGGCTGACGCTGATGATTCTGCAGGACCGGATGGCGGAGCTCTGTGAGCGCTACGGGCTCACGATGCAGGACCTCAACCTCGATCTCGGTCCGCTGGGGTCGCTGCTGCCTCGTGATGACGCCGCCTGA
- the lanKC gene encoding class III lanthionine synthetase LanKC, with protein MNKGYAVFCDADRQFYDAPHRMPASSKGRSAPYETLSRELPEGWQRHRSGDWLAFRPLDGELPSQGWKIHVSACLANAERVLAKVWDYCVPRSIAFKCMPTRYLLHIRNAKYADRGASGKFLTVYPADEEQCGRIAEELNELLAGEPGPYILSDLRWGTGPVYVRYGSFTERHCYDDKGELRPAIEDDQGQLVPDRREPAFRVPEWVTLPEFLQPHLAARSATTVTDLPYKIEQALHFSNGGGVYVGRDLRTDQRVVLKEARPHAGLAADGADAVTRLERERDALKRLSGLGCAPEVLDWFTLGDHTFLVLEFIEGRPLNSFFAHRHPLIEADPSPERLAEYTRWAMRVHGLVADAVRAIHSRGVVFNDLHLFNIMMSEDESSVVLLDFEAASVDDQSSRQVIANPGFVAPADRRGFDVDRYALACLRLALFLPLTSLLAVDRGKAAHLAEIAATQFPVPRDYLDEAVAEILRGHQPSPTSRPTSRTGGADYLPVALGDWPHSRDSMVRAVLASATPDREDRYFPGDIAQFATAGGGTCFAYGAAGVLYALAETGADRCPEAEEWLLRRMKTPASGSPLGFYDGLSGVAWVLDRLGHRAPALDLIDTVATQRWQDIAPDLHSGLAGLGLALDSLAASTGESALGERALHCAQLVADKLRTAAPPDGGGTTPRAGLLHGDSGAALLFLRLYERTDDPALLDLAADALRRDLSRCVRGAGGALQVNEGWRTMPYLGAGSVGIGMVLDDFLAHRPDDEFDRARREIVQAAQAKFYAQPGLFRGAAGMVLHLARTTAGGPGTHTADLRRQIDSLAWGAVPYQGQLAFAGEQMMRLSMDLSTGTAGCLLALGSALHDIPVHLPFLPPPPRP; from the coding sequence ATGAACAAGGGTTACGCCGTCTTTTGCGACGCCGACCGACAGTTCTACGACGCTCCCCACCGCATGCCCGCAAGCAGCAAGGGCCGTAGCGCTCCGTACGAGACGCTGAGCCGGGAGCTGCCGGAGGGCTGGCAGCGCCACCGCTCCGGCGACTGGCTGGCGTTCCGGCCGCTGGACGGCGAACTCCCCAGCCAGGGCTGGAAGATCCATGTCTCGGCCTGTCTGGCCAACGCCGAAAGAGTGCTGGCCAAGGTCTGGGACTACTGCGTCCCGCGCTCCATCGCCTTCAAGTGCATGCCGACCCGGTACCTGCTGCACATCCGCAACGCCAAATACGCCGACCGCGGCGCCAGCGGAAAGTTCCTCACGGTCTACCCCGCCGACGAGGAGCAGTGCGGCCGCATCGCCGAGGAGCTGAACGAGCTGCTCGCCGGCGAACCGGGACCGTACATCCTCAGCGATCTGCGCTGGGGCACCGGCCCGGTCTATGTGCGCTACGGCAGCTTCACCGAGCGGCACTGCTACGACGACAAGGGCGAACTCCGGCCCGCGATCGAGGACGACCAGGGTCAGCTGGTCCCCGACCGCCGCGAGCCCGCGTTCCGCGTCCCCGAGTGGGTCACCCTCCCGGAGTTCCTCCAGCCGCATCTCGCCGCCCGTTCCGCCACCACCGTCACCGACCTGCCGTACAAGATCGAGCAGGCGCTGCACTTCTCCAACGGCGGCGGTGTCTACGTCGGCCGGGACCTGCGGACCGACCAGCGGGTGGTGCTGAAGGAGGCGCGGCCGCACGCCGGACTGGCCGCCGATGGAGCGGACGCCGTGACCCGGCTGGAGCGCGAGCGGGACGCGCTGAAGCGGCTCTCCGGGCTGGGCTGCGCCCCCGAGGTGCTCGACTGGTTCACCCTCGGCGACCACACCTTCCTGGTGCTGGAGTTCATCGAAGGCCGGCCGCTGAACAGCTTCTTCGCGCACCGTCACCCACTCATCGAGGCCGATCCGAGCCCCGAGCGGCTCGCGGAGTACACCCGCTGGGCGATGCGCGTCCACGGCCTGGTGGCCGACGCGGTCCGGGCGATCCACTCCCGTGGCGTGGTCTTCAACGATCTGCACCTCTTCAACATCATGATGTCCGAGGACGAATCCTCCGTGGTGCTGCTGGACTTCGAGGCCGCCTCCGTCGACGACCAGTCCAGCCGCCAGGTGATCGCCAACCCGGGTTTCGTCGCCCCCGCCGACCGCCGGGGCTTCGATGTCGACCGCTACGCCCTGGCCTGTCTGCGGCTGGCGCTGTTCCTCCCGCTCACCAGCCTCCTCGCGGTGGACCGCGGCAAGGCGGCGCATCTGGCGGAGATCGCCGCCACACAGTTCCCGGTGCCCCGCGACTACCTCGACGAAGCGGTGGCGGAAATCCTGCGCGGACATCAGCCGTCGCCCACCTCCCGGCCCACGAGCCGGACCGGGGGAGCGGACTACCTCCCCGTGGCCCTCGGCGACTGGCCGCACAGCCGCGACTCCATGGTCCGGGCCGTGCTCGCCTCGGCCACCCCCGACCGGGAGGACCGCTACTTCCCCGGCGACATCGCCCAGTTCGCCACCGCGGGCGGCGGCACCTGCTTCGCCTACGGGGCGGCCGGGGTGCTGTACGCCCTGGCGGAGACCGGCGCGGACCGCTGCCCGGAGGCGGAGGAGTGGCTGCTGCGGAGGATGAAGACGCCCGCGTCCGGCAGCCCGCTCGGCTTCTACGACGGCCTCTCCGGCGTCGCCTGGGTCCTGGACCGGCTCGGCCACCGGGCACCGGCCCTGGACCTCATCGACACCGTCGCCACCCAGCGCTGGCAGGACATCGCCCCCGACCTGCACAGCGGCTTGGCCGGCCTCGGCCTGGCGCTCGACTCCCTGGCCGCCTCCACCGGCGAAAGCGCCCTCGGGGAGCGGGCGTTGCACTGCGCCCAGCTCGTCGCCGACAAGCTCCGGACCGCCGCGCCACCGGACGGGGGCGGTACGACACCCCGCGCCGGGCTGCTGCACGGCGACAGCGGAGCCGCCCTGCTCTTCCTGCGCCTCTACGAGCGCACCGACGACCCCGCGCTGCTCGATCTGGCCGCCGACGCCCTGCGCCGGGACCTGTCCCGCTGCGTCCGCGGCGCCGGGGGCGCCCTCCAGGTCAACGAGGGCTGGCGGACCATGCCCTACCTCGGCGCCGGCAGCGTCGGCATCGGCATGGTGCTCGATGACTTCCTCGCCCATCGTCCGGACGACGAGTTCGACCGGGCGCGGCGCGAGATCGTGCAGGCCGCGCAGGCCAAGTTCTATGCCCAGCCCGGCCTGTTCCGCGGCGCGGCGGGCATGGTGCTGCACCTCGCCCGCACCACGGCCGGCGGCCCCGGCACCCACACCGCCGACCTCCGCCGCCAGATCGACTCCCTGGCCTGGGGTGCCGTCCCCTACCAAGGCCAACTGGCCTTCGCCGGAGAGCAGATGATGCGGCTCTCCATGGACCTCAGCACCGGCACCGCCGGATGCCTGCTCGCACTGGGCAGCGCGCTGCACGACATACCCGTGCACCTGCCCTTCCTCCCGCCGCCACCGCGGCCCTGA
- a CDS encoding ABC transporter ATP-binding protein yields MPRTPGPSSPQPPPAARRGPDSAVRSVLTGAFRHSPVRTLAVCLFSVASAGAAVALPAVLGHTLDLVLGARPGLHRALVLCAVLLVAEVLLDALVALTGGVLTARSTAWLRRSGIGHLLSLAPHRVADRFTPGDLVTRLTGNAADAGTAPTAAATGLAAVITPVGALIALALTDIWLAAVFLAGLPLLTRLLRTFARGSSDSVRRYQRTQADIATRLVEALGGARTIAAAGTAGRERDRVLAPLPELGAQGRQMWQIYGRAVVSSGILVPLLTTAVLAVGGIRLAYGSLSVGELLAASRYAALTAGLGGVVGQLNSLVRSRAAAHRTGELLTLPTAPQGARPLPADGPGRLELRAVTVLRGGAPALRDIDLVVPGGTTMAVVGHSGAGKSLLAAVAGRLTDPDSGQVLLDGIPLDEADPAQLRREIGYAFERPALFGRTAGAAIGFGPYEPPAQAIEAAARAAGADPFVRLLPDGYATPLADAPLSGGEVQRLGLARAFAHAGRLLVLDDATSSLDSVTELHVRRALVHDVRTGSRLLIAHRVSSAARADLVAWLENGRLRAVAPHDRLWAEADYRAVFAHTDDEETQADEDTRTDQDTTRAAS; encoded by the coding sequence ATGCCCCGCACCCCCGGGCCCTCCTCGCCCCAGCCCCCACCGGCCGCCCGGCGCGGGCCGGACTCCGCCGTCCGCTCCGTCCTGACCGGCGCCTTCCGGCACAGCCCCGTACGCACCCTCGCCGTCTGCCTCTTCAGCGTGGCCTCCGCGGGTGCCGCCGTCGCACTGCCCGCCGTACTCGGCCACACCCTCGACCTCGTGCTCGGCGCCCGTCCGGGCCTCCATCGGGCCCTCGTCCTCTGCGCCGTACTGCTGGTCGCGGAAGTCCTGCTCGACGCGCTGGTCGCGCTGACCGGCGGCGTCCTCACCGCTCGCAGCACCGCCTGGCTCCGCCGGAGCGGTATCGGCCATCTGCTGTCCCTCGCCCCGCACCGGGTCGCCGACCGCTTCACCCCCGGCGACCTGGTGACCCGCCTCACCGGCAACGCCGCCGACGCCGGGACCGCACCCACCGCCGCTGCCACCGGCCTCGCCGCCGTCATCACCCCGGTCGGCGCCCTGATCGCCCTGGCGCTCACCGACATCTGGCTGGCCGCCGTGTTTCTCGCCGGGCTGCCGCTGCTGACCCGGCTGCTGCGCACCTTCGCCCGCGGCTCCTCCGACAGCGTCCGGCGCTATCAACGCACCCAGGCGGATATCGCGACCCGCCTCGTCGAGGCGCTCGGCGGCGCCCGGACCATCGCCGCGGCGGGAACGGCGGGGCGCGAGCGGGACCGGGTCCTCGCCCCGCTCCCCGAACTGGGCGCGCAGGGACGGCAGATGTGGCAGATCTACGGACGCGCGGTGGTCAGCAGCGGCATCCTGGTGCCGCTGCTGACCACCGCCGTCCTCGCCGTCGGCGGCATCCGGCTGGCGTACGGCAGCCTGTCCGTCGGTGAGCTGCTGGCCGCCTCCCGGTACGCCGCCCTGACCGCCGGGCTGGGCGGGGTGGTCGGACAGCTCAACTCCCTCGTGCGCAGCCGCGCCGCGGCCCACCGCACCGGCGAACTCCTGACCCTGCCCACGGCGCCGCAGGGCGCGCGCCCGCTGCCGGCCGACGGCCCCGGCCGGCTCGAACTGCGCGCCGTCACCGTCCTCCGCGGTGGCGCCCCCGCGCTGCGGGACATCGACCTCGTGGTGCCCGGCGGCACGACCATGGCGGTCGTCGGCCACTCGGGGGCGGGCAAATCGCTGCTCGCCGCCGTCGCGGGCCGGCTCACCGATCCCGACAGCGGACAGGTGCTGCTGGACGGAATACCCCTCGACGAGGCCGACCCCGCACAACTGCGCCGCGAGATCGGCTACGCCTTCGAACGCCCCGCCCTGTTCGGCCGGACGGCAGGGGCCGCCATCGGCTTCGGCCCGTACGAGCCCCCGGCCCAGGCGATCGAGGCCGCCGCCCGCGCGGCCGGTGCGGACCCCTTCGTCCGGCTCCTCCCGGACGGATACGCCACGCCGCTGGCCGACGCGCCGCTGTCCGGCGGGGAGGTCCAACGCCTCGGCCTGGCACGGGCGTTCGCCCACGCCGGCCGGCTGCTCGTCCTGGACGATGCCACCTCCAGCCTGGACAGCGTGACCGAACTCCATGTCCGCCGGGCCCTGGTCCATGACGTACGGACCGGCAGCAGACTCCTGATCGCCCATCGCGTCTCCTCCGCCGCCCGCGCCGACCTCGTCGCATGGCTGGAGAACGGCCGCCTCCGCGCCGTCGCCCCGCACGACCGGCTCTGGGCGGAGGCCGACTACCGTGCGGTCTTCGCCCACACCGACGACGAGGAGACCCAGGCCGACGAGGACACCCGCACCGACCAGGACACCACCCGGGCCGCCTCATGA
- a CDS encoding response regulator transcription factor, whose translation MIRVLVVHETRLLRSALTALLRDEEGIDAVAACWRSAPGRARSFRPQVCVVDVDCVGSVSSVDPPGGPGCALLVLASACRPGTLRRAIAARARGFVDKDAPPARLLHAITLVAAGKRYVDHSLSPDFLEAAEMPLTPRELSVLSLAAGGASVSEIARELHLSSGTVRNYMAAINRKTGARNRVDAIRISQGAGWV comes from the coding sequence GTGATCCGGGTCTTGGTGGTGCACGAAACGCGGCTGCTGCGCTCGGCGCTCACCGCGCTGTTGCGCGACGAGGAGGGTATCGACGCGGTCGCCGCCTGCTGGAGAAGTGCCCCCGGGCGAGCCCGTTCCTTCCGGCCGCAGGTGTGCGTCGTCGATGTCGACTGCGTGGGCTCGGTGTCCTCGGTGGACCCTCCCGGCGGCCCGGGATGTGCCCTGCTGGTCCTGGCCAGCGCCTGCCGGCCCGGCACCCTGCGCCGGGCCATCGCCGCCCGCGCACGGGGCTTCGTGGACAAGGACGCGCCACCGGCCCGGCTGCTGCACGCGATAACCCTGGTGGCCGCCGGGAAGCGCTATGTCGACCATTCACTCAGCCCGGATTTCCTGGAGGCCGCCGAGATGCCGCTGACCCCGCGTGAGTTAAGTGTGCTGTCGCTCGCCGCGGGCGGCGCCTCCGTCTCCGAGATCGCCCGTGAGCTGCATCTGAGCAGTGGGACGGTGCGCAACTACATGGCGGCGATCAACCGCAAGACCGGCGCCCGCAACCGGGTGGACGCCATACGGATATCGCAGGGGGCGGGCTGGGTCTGA